Genomic segment of Paraburkholderia agricolaris:
TACCGGTCCAGTTGTACTTCCGGATGAACGAACCATTCTCCGAGAGGCCCGAACCTGGACGGCCGCAGATAGTGGTCTTGCGCCGCCCGCACAGGAAGAGTCCACATGTAGCTGGTACTCGGCCGCACCAGCGAAAGATGCCCAGCCCCTCTGGTATCGACCGAGTGACGCGGAAGGTGGTATGTACACTGTCGCCGAGTCCGAATCCATTGGCGTGCGCGTCGCAATTACCGCCGGTATCGAAATGGACGTGCTCGGAACCGCATTGCATCTGTGTATCGCCCGCGCCGGAGTAACGGGAAGCGTCGACGATGCTGATGTCGAACGCATCCTGAGCGCGTGGGAAGTGGCACACGCGGTTGACAAGGCCGCCGTCGTTGCCCAGCTGCAAGCCTTCTTTTGCTGGCTGCAACGTCGCTGGCCGGGCGGCACGGTTCGCGTTGAGGTGCCTCTCGAGGCAGACCGGGCAGACGGAACGCGACTGCGAGGCCGCATCGATTTGCTAGTGGATACGCCTGACGGTTGGGTTCTCATTGACCATAAAGCCAATCCGGGCGCAATCAGTCGGGACGATGCGATTGCGCAAGAACATGGTTCGCAGTTGTCTGCGTACGCGGAAGCTGTTGAAAAGTGTACGGGCAAGTTGGTCAAGGAGCAGTGGTTGTATTTGACCGTCGCCGGTCGGGCGGTAAAGATTGTTTTTGGCCGAGCTTACCGCGAGCGTGTGAGTGCAATCTGCAACATGCACGATACCGGCTGGCTGGCGGACGACAACGACCTGTCGCAAGAGGCTGAGCATGCCGTGGCGCTGCTCGCTAAAGAGAGCGGCAAGCCCGTTTCATCGGTCATAGTTGACGTGTATGAAGCGGCGCCAGGCGTAGATGCTGAGAACAGGGCCGACGACGAGGCCCGCTACGGCCACTACGACGAATACGGCGAACCCCTGCCGCCGCTTGGCGACCTGAACAAGGGGCTCTGTGACGATGACGACTGGGATGACAGCCGCGTAGCGTAAGTGGCAAAGAGACTACCCGGGCCGAGCTAGGCCCGGGTAGTCTCTTTGCAATCTCCCACCGTTGTGACACGCCGCCGGCGTATTTCCAAGGCTTTCTCAATCAAACGTGTAATGCCATTGGCGCGTAGGCCTCACACGCTGAACAGCACTATCTATGATGAAGACTTATCACCCGCACCCCGATGAACATGGCAAGCCTGTAGTGCTCAAGAGCCCGAGCAGGCCGACGACGCTGGACACCTGGTCGGACGCCCAAGCCGTCGCGACCGTCACGCCAGGCGGGCCGATGCCTTCTGTCCTGAATGGAGCACCTCTCGGTTCCTGGTCGGCGCCCCATACGTGGGAGGGATGGGCGTCGGTTGCGGGACAGCTGGAGTTCGATGAGCCTGCGTTCGCATGCCCTCCCGGCAAAAAAGAAGCGGCTGGTGTCGTGATTGTTGAACCGGACGGCCGTGTCTGGGTGGTGGCGCCGTCCAATGGCTATGCAGGCTATACGGTGACATTTCCTAAGGGACGAGTCGAGAAGGGGCTCCCGAGGCAGGCAAACGCCATCCGGGAGGCCTACGAAGAAGCTGGTCTGAAAGTGGAAATCACGGGATTTCTTGCGGACTCATCCCGCTCGATGACCTACACTCGCTACTACTTAGCCAAGCGCGTAGACGGAACGCCTGCAGACATGGGGTGGGAATCCCAGGCGGTGCATCTGGTGCCAGTCGAGAAACTCAATGGGATGCTGAATCATCCCAACGACATGCACCTGATTGAGGCCATCAGGGCCGCCGTAAAGCGCGAAACGTCGAAGAGCAGCGAGTATCACTGGACCAATGATTCGTACTGGACGGAAGCGCTCGACCGCTATATAAAACTTCGGGAAGTCGGCACGCGCGAACTTGCTATCGACCTCGATAGGGTTGAAACCGTCATCTTCAATGGAGACGGCCCGGCGTACAAGACAATGGATGCCATGGTATCGGTTCGTGAACGCGAAGGCTATGAGGGCTTCAAGGATGCACCGCGCATTGTGTGCGCATTGCTGGAACTGCTCGCACATCCACGTGGAAGTCAAACAGAGCGGCCCGAATGATGGCTGTACTCTTTAAGAATGACTGCTGCTGGGCAGCGAGGCTGTGATGGTCAAATCCTGGCGGCACATGGATTGTTGTTTCCGCACATGCATTCAGCTATTGAAAGGCGATGATGAGCGGGTACGCTGGGGTTGACGCGGATAATGTGGCTTCTAAATGAATCTGGCCGATGAACTACAGTGACTATGAGGGCGACCGCCCTAAATTGCTCGGCGACCCAGCCGCCAAGGCTGTTCGAATCACGCTGCTGCGCGAACCGCACATTGCGCCGCTCACGGATTTTGTGGAGGAGCTTAGGCATGAAGCGGGACCAGGAGCGGCAATTCCCGACTTTGACCCGTGGGATGCTGGGGTAACCGCTGAAGTTCTTTTTTTGCTCGAGGCGCCCGGTGCCAAAGCCGTCGCGTCCAGCTTCATTTCACGTAACAACCCAGACGAGACCGCGAAGAACATGTTCGAGCTGAATCGCGATGTCGGCATTGCTCGTAAGCGGTCCCTGCTCTGGAACGCTGTTCCCTGGTACATCGGCGAAGAAGACAGAACGCGTATTCGAGCTGCCACGGCAAAAGACCTGGAGAGCGGACTCAAACCGCTTCCTCGCCTGATTGAAATGCTTCCGAATTTGCGTGCTGTTGTGTTCATGGGCGAAAAAGCACAGAAGGCGCGACCGCAGGTCGAGCAACTTCGCCCAGACCTTGCCCTTTTTTCGTCACCACATCCAAGTCCATTGTTCGTTAACAACCACCCGGGCAATCGCGACATTATTCTTGGCGTGCTGCGGGAAGTTGCGAAGCATCTCGACGGTTCTCCAAAAGCGGCGGCGATGCTGACTGCGTCGGCCAAGACTTGCCCGGCTGTGTCGGATAAGTTGCCGCAGCCTCAAACAGTCGCAGGTTGCGTCAGCGCTGTGCTTAAATCGCTCTCGGCCCTCGCCCAGCCGTCTCAGGGGGAGGGCGAAACCTTGTCGCCTTGTTTTGCTCAGGAAATTGCAGCTCTACGGAAGCCGCTGGAGCTTCTCGGCGTGGCTCCCGAATAAGGCATTGCAAGCAAAGGGGGAGCTGCCGTACACGGGAGGTAGCGGATGGGGGCGGCCTAGCAGGCGCCCTGTCTCCAAAACCACGGACGCGTCTACTCCTCGCCGAAGTAGTCGAGGTCAAATTTCTTGACCACACACCGCGTCGTAGTGGTGACGCCGACGTTGAAGTCAATCATCAGGCCGGTCATTTCTTCTTCATCGATGAGCAAGACCTTTTGTTGGAGATGCTTGACCCGGTCCATTGCGCCTGTGCGTAGTTCCTTATCGCACCAAGCTGACGAACTAGTTCGGCTGGCGCGTGTGGAATCGCGGATACCTTCGTTACGGCGCAAGATAACGTCATACAGCCGTTGATATCAAGGCCTACATTTCAGCGGGCCGCGTGCAAGCCCGCACTATCGGTTCCACAATTACGACGCACGGGGTTGTCAGTGCCGTCGCAAATCAAAAGCGCGCTCGCTCTGCCGTAATGTTCTGTGAGGCATTACGTGGAACCGCCGGACCGTCTATTTCTTTCGACAGAACGTCTATCAGTCGGTGCAGTCGCCCTCTCTGGGTGTGTGTCAGGCCCGGTGTCGAGTGTACTTGCATCAATCGAGCGCGCCAGTACGTCTGGCCGAAAAGCGAGCGAGCTCCCTCCGCCGAAAGAACTCGCTCGAGATGAGCGATTGCTGCGTCAACGTTTTGGGCCGTGTATGGGCTATCGGTGGGAAGTTTCATCTTGTTTTGCATTGGGTTCTCTCTCAGGTTCTTGTGTTGTCGAGCTTTGGATTTATAGTGCTCGGGATACGCCCGGGGCACGTCTGTGGAAGTCGGTTCGAGACGTCGATAGGCTGTCCGCACAGTCCTGCGGTGGCGGTTCATTGAAGTTTGCTCGCCGTTGATGACCTATTGTCGGTGCAGGAAGCGACAACTTATGTCTCAAAGTTCGCCCGGAGGTCGTGCGCGATGCTGCAGGTAGGAACGTAAAAGCCCGACGATGTTGTTTCTGCCGACGGGATTGGCGCTATGCACAGAAAATATGAATTTCTCGGGGATAAACCGGCCTTCGGCATCGAGGTCCATTTCTATGAGCCGCTTGACGACAGTCATCGCCGTATCGTCGCCTCCGAGGTCATGGTCGAAAGATATCTCGCTCGGACATCCACGGGCTTCCAGCATCGCCACGGCCTCCGCGGACGTGCGAGCAATTACCCATGAAGATGACACGGGGTCGCGGAGGTCGTCGATGAATAGTCGATAGCAATCGTTTGTCATTTTGTCCAGCGCCACCGTGCCCCGGCTCGATGGCCGGGTAGAGTTGCATTCGGAAGTGTGTCCACCATGAAAGCGACTTCCACTTGATGCCTCGACAAGCCGAAACCGAGGGGCGACGATTACGGCTGTCACGTATTGGAGCGATTCAATCAAATTGGAGTCAGACGTCATTTAGCCCACCCAATACATTTCGCGTTACTGTATCAGGGTCACCTCAATTTGAAGCCCGCCAATCTGTAGCATCCTGTCCCAGTCTCCTCTGAGATGGTGGTCGAAAAGGTCGTGGAACAGCCAGCAGAAGTGCATATCGGAAAGTGGGTGTGGTTTGCTTTCCCAAACTTCATTCCAGTTTTGCCGGTCGAGCTTGTTCTCTTCAACCAGTAACAGGCCGGCATTGAGCGTTGCAATGATGTTGTCTCCATTCGGCTTAAATTCGGGATGCGCTTCGTTGAGGATGCAGCAAACCGTTGCGTCCAGTTCGACATCCTCATAAGTGTGCTCGTCAAGTCTAGCGCGCTTCAATCCGCCGGCGTTGTGATAGTCGAAGAGGCACCGTGCGGCGCGCCGATGAATCCAAATTTCGGTTTGAAGCAGTTTGTCGTTGAGCAGTCGAAGGCGTGCGAGCTCATGAACGGTCATGTCCGCGAGTCGACGCCTATTGTCTAGCGAGCCGGCCATTTGTTTCCCCGATGTTCATTGCTTTTTGGTACCACCATGCGCTCGCCGGTCGTTTCGGCGACGGCGTCTTCGTCATCGTCGGTATCATGCCGTGATATCGGGACATTGCATGTCCTGAAGAAAACCCGTACTAGAGAAAAGGAATGTTCGATTTAGCAGAATGCGGTTCAACGTGTCCCTGGACTATGTAACTGACAGACATCTGAACCAGGTACGGGGCCTCATGTCGTCGTCATACATCAACTCTTTCAGTGACTGGTGGCATGCAGTCGGCGCGTTGCCTTTCCAGTCGCACGTCAGGTCGCTCCGGATTGTGCAATTGGCTGCGTTTTCCGGCGAGCAGAACGTGTCGTCAGGCTGCGACAACATACGGCCGTACGTTCACTTTCGGTTTTTACCTAGGCGCTCTGGTCGCCGCATGCTCAAACGAGGTCTGCCGCCAGTGGATTGCGACGCAAAATGTCTCGATAAGAGGGTAAATTTGCGTCCGCGATGGCGCCGAATGCGATGTCTGCGGTTTCGGTAGCTTGGTATAGGTCGCCAAGCGAAGGGAATTGGTGCAACTTTGCTGAGAATTTCTCAAGTTTCGCGCCACAGTGCCGACAAAACGTTGGTGAAGGGTCACTGGGAACCTTTCATCGTGAGCATGACCACCGTTGCGTCGACGCTTTCCGCGTTGGCGCTTACTGTCGCATCGAAATGAGACAACAGGCACCCCTCCATAAGGTCTTGCGCGAGCCGTTAGAGTTTGACCTCTCGCCGGCCTTTCCGCAGTGTCGCGCTGGTCCGTCATCCAATCTTAAGCGCGCGTCATTTGCGATTTATGTTGAACCGCCGGCCGCGCCCGGGTTGAGCGAGATATTGCCTGTTTTGCGAAAGAAGGTTCGGGCGGATGTCAAGCCAAGCCGTGCCTCCCTTTGCTATTCGGCGCTTGCCGGACATGGTCTGGCGCGTACAGAAGGAACCGCCGCGTGGGTTGGGGGCGAGAGTACTGACGGTGATGGTGAGCAAGACGCCACAGCTTTCCTTCGGTACAGACTAATCGTCACCGACAGGCTGGAGCCCATCGGCTACTGTACGTTTTCATTGTGCATCAACCGCGACGCCAGAATCGAGATAGAGGTCAGGGAGGTTTGGCTCGAGGCGCGGTATCGGGGCATCGCACTCGGGAGGGCTCTTGCGGCCAAGATTGCTTCAATTGTAATGACGACCCTTGAGCAGGTAGACGGTCGAGCGGGCGAGGTGGGTTTGAAGAGCCTTTACCTTTGGCCATTGGTGTGCGGCGATGTCTATTCGGACTCCGGTGCGCGGTTCGTGAAGGACGTCGCATCAGCGCTTGCCTTTGAAACTCGTTACGCAACCTGGTTTAGCATTGAGATTGGGAACATAGCCTGCGACCTGCGGTGGTGAAGACGAGCAACGGACACCACCGTTCGGCGGACTTGATGCTCGCGCGAGTGCCCTGAAGTCTAGACTCTATGCGACGCGTTCGATGAGCCATTGACCGAACAAGGTTGATTCAGTCGAGGAAAATATTCGAAATGAGCGAACACTTTGACGGGATTGCAATTCCCATTGCTTTCAAGACAAACAAACTGGCTCGAGCCAGATACACGCGCAACGAGTGGAGCGGCGAGCACGAGCTGTCGAGTCCGAGAAAGCCGGTCAGCGGGTATATGGAAATATATTTTGCCGCAAAGCCCGTTACCATCAACGACGTCGACCTCATCGAGCCGGGCAAAGACTGGAGCAAAGAGCAGCAGCTCTATATCAATCACAACGTGTACGGCGAACATCAGTTTCTTGTTCCCGGCGTTGTGAGTGAGATTCCAGGTGACCGGTATCTCAAGCCTGACGAAGACGTCATGGGGTGGAATAGGCTCAGAACCGCGTTTGCGCTTGTGAATGGAAGCCCAACGACAGCGACTGCGCGGGAGGAACTCCAGTTGCTCCCGTGCTCCAAGGAAAACCTTGGGTTGTTCGTCGAGCGCTTTCAAAGTCAGCCTTTCTACATTGAAGTAGGCGCCGATGGTTTCTGGCTGCACACAAAAACATCAGGTGGGGGGTATCGTCGAACGTTTGGGCAAAGCTTTTGCCCACCCTGTTGGCATGGAACGAGGCACGCTGTTATCACGACTCACGCGAGGGCGGGCTATCGACTCGGATATTCGCTTGGAGAGATTCGCTGGGACCAGTGGCGAGAGTAAAGACGTCCCAAGGACTGGCGTTTAGCGAGGGCTAGCGAGCACGCCGCTGCAATTCTGGTGCTAAGGAATGGGGCAGGTCAATTCGACGGCGGTGCTCCTGCCGCGGGCCTTGCACCTTCTAAGAATAAATCGCGCGGAGCAAGTCAATGCCACCCAAAGACGTTGTTTGCCAACAGGGCGTGCAGTTGAGTTCTCTGCGCAACTAAACTCAAAAGTGAGAAGAGCATGGTCAGGCTGAAGGACCTTATTGAAGGTAACTACGAGCAGTATGGGCTGTTTCATGCAACTCAAACGCCCGTGGGCGAACTTGAGAGAAGCGGACTGGTACCGAACCAGAACGGTGCTGCCGTCCTTGATTCATTTATCAGCAATCTGACCAGCGCACTTCGTGAGCATCTCGACGCCCCCTTTGATTCGGTCCATGGTGTCAGAAATGACTATTACCCGCTAGAGATGAGTCTCGGAGAGCAACTCGCACGTACAAGGCTCGGCTATGCGGGCGTGATTCTCGCCTTAGATGAGTGGGACGCAGTTACGTTAGCCGGTAGCTCCTCGGAGCCAGAGCGGCGCGCCAAGGCGCTGCGGTCTTTTGCCGAGGAGAAGGAGCCAGGCCTCCTTGAGCGCCTTAAGGAAGGGGCGGGCGGAGAAGACATTCGGGCCGCTCTTGAGCTTCTCGATTCAAAGTCGTTAGCGCCAATTGTATTTCTGCGACTTGTCAAATTTCCGACGGAAGGCTACTTTGCGCTCCTGGCGCGCCCTGACAGTCCTGTGACCGATTTACTCCGTTTGACTCGGCGAGATAGTCCAAGGCCGGAGGCGCGAGCTATTTTATTCAATGGCGTCATACCGTTTTCATGTTTCGAGGTCATTCCCGGGCCATTGAAATCTCGACGCTCGAACCGAATTGTTTGACCACGAAAGTATGCGAGCAGTGCTATAGGGTAATTGTGTTGGTGGCCTGGCATGGCGACACATGGGTGACCTTCTCTGTCATGTTTAATGGTGCCTATTTCATAAAGGAGATAATAATGCTGTCGTGGACCGAGGGGCTGGCTGAAGAAAATCAAGAGAAGCTAGTTAAAGAAATTGGTGAGCAAATCAAAAAAATTCGCTCCTACACGCCTAAGGTTGGTGTTTTTGGAAATTCGGGTGTAGGGAAGTCCAGCCTTTGTAATGCTCTTTTCGGAAAAGACGTCGCAAAAATTAGTGATGTCGAAGCCTGCACCAGAAAGCCGCAAGAAATTCTTGTTGGCAGTGAGGATGGGAAGAGTGGAATTAAGTTGATTGATGTTCCTGGTATTGGGGAGGACCCAACTCATCAAAAGGAATACACTGCCCTTTATAAAAGCCTGGTTCCAGAGTTGGACTTGGTCTTGTGGGCGATTAAGGCTGATGACAGAAACTATGCCTCTGGACTCGACGCTTATGCGGAAGTTTTCGAGCTCGAGAATTCCCCGCCAGTCATCTTTGTTATCACACAAACAGATAAGACCAACGATTTGGAGGATTGGGACCATCAGGAATACAGGCCGGGTGGAACTCAGTTGGGGAACATTGCAATCAAGGAAAATGACGTTTCCAAGCGTTTTGATGTGTCAACGAAATGCATTATTTCTATTGCTGTATCAAAGAAAGGTAAGTCTTACAACTTGGCATCGCTTGTTAATATGGTTGTGGAGGTGCTCCCAAACGAAAAAAAGTACTCGTTTACAAGAGAGGCAAAAGAGGAAAACGTAAGCGAGGAGGCAAGAAAAAACGCTGAAAAGGGTATTTGGGATTCAGTCAAAGAGATGGCTGGTGAGGCATGGGATGTTGTAAAAGATAAGGTGATTGATGCAGTAATTGCTTCTGCGCCAAAAATTATCTCCTCCGTAGGGAGGTGGCTGAAGAGCTGGTTCTAGTCCATGAAAGGCTGGTCATGTGACTGGCCTCCTTTGTTCTGTTGGAAGACTCGACGCGACGCCGTCTGCCACAGAGGGGGATGGGCCGTCGGGTTCGGTGCAGTTCGCGGACCTCCGTGTGGGCACATTGTGCCTCCTTGCATGGATGGTCTATCCTGGCTGCATATGAACGCTCGCGCTACTTACTGTTGGTCGAACGTCCGCCCGGCTATCGAAAATGCGGGTAACCTTCTTCGTCTCATGGGCGATAGGCATTGCTGTTGCCAAGGTTCGGCGCGTCACGCCTGCGATACTTTTAGGTACGGGAGCGCCCATTCTTAGCGGACGTCATGGGATTATATAAAGGTATTCCATGTCTCGAGCGAAATCGGCGACTCTCGCGGTTCCTATGACAGGCACAAGCCGTAGTCCTCTGTGAGGCCTTTCACAACAGTAGCCCGACTCTCTGTCTTCGTCTCTTACTGCGCTGCTCCGCGGGCTCCAAAGTACAGCGCATGGGCGCTCTTCGCTTCCTCGGCGAATTGTTGACGTAGTGTCGCCGGCTCAAGAACTTCGACGTACGGCCCGAACGCGCGAATCCACCAATGGAGGCGGTCGCTGAGCATTACCGTGGCACGTATCGTGACCCAGCCATCGTCGTCATTCTCGACTGTCTGGTCCGAAGATAGCGGTGTTTCGATGACGGCATGGCAGGCGTCACGTGCGAAGCGAAGAGCGACCTGAATCTCGCCTTGCGGGAAAAAATCAAAATGCCGCTCGTCCTCGATATATGTGGAAAGCGAGAAGTCCCGCGGATAGGTGAATGATTCGAGCCGGATTGCGGCGCTTTGCATGCGGTCAAGCCGATACATGGCGGCAGCGGGTTTGCCAGGCGGCTTTGCAACGAGATAGACCATCTCGCCAGCCTCTACGAGTCCGAGAGGCATGACAGCCTGGGGGACGGCCTCTCTCGTGGGATTCGACCTCGCCCGATAGCATATCTCCAGCAACTGTTCGGCGAAGAGGGCCTGGGACACGGCCTGGAACACGGTTTCCTCAATCGGCGGCCGGATGACCTGAAATCCTCCGTCGACCACAGCCACCTTTCGATGCCAGTTCGCATGACGTCGGCCTTCGTGCGTGGCACCTCGCGCCAGCCTTTCGCGGGCCGCGTCGAACAGGCCATCCAGGGATGAGCTGACCAGAGTAGGTATCTGACGCGCCGCAAATTGCTTTAGCACCTGTAGCGCAAGCGCTTCGTCGAACGTCATCATCGAGCCGGCCTTCGCTGCGATGCCACTCGCGCCTTCCTTTCTTTGCCATTCGATGGCTTTCCCAGGGCGTCGGTGCTCCACTACACCCTGTTCAAGCAGGACCTCAAGTCGCCTCTGCACCGTCTTGATGTGGGCGACTTCGATGCCCGCGCGCCTTAGCGCTGCCGCGACCTCCGGTGTTGTGAGCCATTGCTGCTGCGAACGCCGGGTTGGCAATACGGCAAGAATCTCGGAATCAAGCTTGGCCATCGGTGTGTGAGCATTGCCTCGGGACAGGAAATGTCCCATAACCATGCGATGCTTGCAACTGAAACTCTAGTGCGTTTTGCACGCGACCTCGCCGTGAAGCGGGACCAAACCCGCTGGACAACAGCTAGGGCGCACTTATTAGGTTCGCGTCGCCCATCGGATTTGTTGCCGTGCTGGCAGTTTGGAGGAATGTTCCGTTGAATAAGCTCAAGTTTTTCAATGCGTCGCCGATATATTCGTTCGAGAGCCCAACTGAGTTGTAAAGGCAACGGGTCGGGTTGCTTAGATTCACTTTACCAAAAGAACTGACGCGAGAGACCATGTCTAAGAGTTTGACAGAATCGAAAATTCAACAGGCGCTTGAGTGGGCTTACGATAAGGCCATGAACGGAATACCAGG
This window contains:
- a CDS encoding GTPase family protein yields the protein MTFSVMFNGAYFIKEIIMLSWTEGLAEENQEKLVKEIGEQIKKIRSYTPKVGVFGNSGVGKSSLCNALFGKDVAKISDVEACTRKPQEILVGSEDGKSGIKLIDVPGIGEDPTHQKEYTALYKSLVPELDLVLWAIKADDRNYASGLDAYAEVFELENSPPVIFVITQTDKTNDLEDWDHQEYRPGGTQLGNIAIKENDVSKRFDVSTKCIISIAVSKKGKSYNLASLVNMVVEVLPNEKKYSFTREAKEENVSEEARKNAEKGIWDSVKEMAGEAWDVVKDKVIDAVIASAPKIISSVGRWLKSWF
- a CDS encoding cyclic-phosphate processing receiver domain-containing protein — translated: MALDKMTNDCYRLFIDDLRDPVSSSWVIARTSAEAVAMLEARGCPSEISFDHDLGGDDTAMTVVKRLIEMDLDAEGRFIPEKFIFSVHSANPVGRNNIVGLLRSYLQHRARPPGEL
- a CDS encoding helix-turn-helix transcriptional regulator, producing MAKLDSEILAVLPTRRSQQQWLTTPEVAAALRRAGIEVAHIKTVQRRLEVLLEQGVVEHRRPGKAIEWQRKEGASGIAAKAGSMMTFDEALALQVLKQFAARQIPTLVSSSLDGLFDAARERLARGATHEGRRHANWHRKVAVVDGGFQVIRPPIEETVFQAVSQALFAEQLLEICYRARSNPTREAVPQAVMPLGLVEAGEMVYLVAKPPGKPAAAMYRLDRMQSAAIRLESFTYPRDFSLSTYIEDERHFDFFPQGEIQVALRFARDACHAVIETPLSSDQTVENDDDGWVTIRATVMLSDRLHWWIRAFGPYVEVLEPATLRQQFAEEAKSAHALYFGARGAAQ
- a CDS encoding NUDIX hydrolase; translated protein: MMKTYHPHPDEHGKPVVLKSPSRPTTLDTWSDAQAVATVTPGGPMPSVLNGAPLGSWSAPHTWEGWASVAGQLEFDEPAFACPPGKKEAAGVVIVEPDGRVWVVAPSNGYAGYTVTFPKGRVEKGLPRQANAIREAYEEAGLKVEITGFLADSSRSMTYTRYYLAKRVDGTPADMGWESQAVHLVPVEKLNGMLNHPNDMHLIEAIRAAVKRETSKSSEYHWTNDSYWTEALDRYIKLREVGTRELAIDLDRVETVIFNGDGPAYKTMDAMVSVREREGYEGFKDAPRIVCALLELLAHPRGSQTERPE
- a CDS encoding uracil-DNA glycosylase, whose amino-acid sequence is MNYSDYEGDRPKLLGDPAAKAVRITLLREPHIAPLTDFVEELRHEAGPGAAIPDFDPWDAGVTAEVLFLLEAPGAKAVASSFISRNNPDETAKNMFELNRDVGIARKRSLLWNAVPWYIGEEDRTRIRAATAKDLESGLKPLPRLIEMLPNLRAVVFMGEKAQKARPQVEQLRPDLALFSSPHPSPLFVNNHPGNRDIILGVLREVAKHLDGSPKAAAMLTASAKTCPAVSDKLPQPQTVAGCVSAVLKSLSALAQPSQGEGETLSPCFAQEIAALRKPLELLGVAPE